A segment of the Trifolium pratense cultivar HEN17-A07 linkage group LG7, ARS_RC_1.1, whole genome shotgun sequence genome:
caagtgtgaatGATTAAGTTTCACATTGATTATGAATGAGAAGAATGTTTGATTTATAAAAGACGTGACCTATTGACCTAATGCCTTAAAGTTTTGGAATGAGATATGACATCTCTTTTTTGTGGTGCTGGATCATTTGACCTGACGTTTCTTCCGAACTTTCTCGGACTCCCAACAATTTATACAAGTGATAGAGTGGGTAGCCTCATTTTATAAACcagttttataaaattgagtCAGATCGAACTTAATAATTTTCTAAGATGGTCTAATATCCAATCACACCATGTGCTTCAACTATATACTATATTCTGTTCAATTGATATAATTATAAggctgttcaaaaaaaaatgatataattataaGGGTTGACCTAGTTCAAAATGCAAAACATAAAGCTGACAAAGATGGGCATAAAAGATAAAATCATGTACTGAAGTCTAAATTTGTTAATGCTATATGGTCTATTTAAACTTCCTGTAATAAAACCAAACAGTGAGTATGATTAATTTAGATAAGTATATGATATATGAGGTAAATAAATGTGCAAAACCAAGTTGTCTATTCAAGTGTTGCATGTGCTCTACGGAATGTCTCAGAGAAAAAAGATTCTGCAGAATTGTAGATGCAGTACTTTGTGGGGACTAAGGATCAGTTATGACAAAGATTTATCATTGTAACACATACAAATTTTTGTGTGAATATTTGTAACATATATACATGGAGATGGAGCCTACTACGAAATGCATTAAATTGCTCTTATTGCTTAATTGAATTATTGTCCCCTCACTAAAGAACCTCAAAATTCTGGTTCAGTTTGGGTTCAACCTTGTTATCGACCAACCAATTCTATCAATTTTAGTTTCCACACTATCATATATTACTTACTTTTGGCCATTAACAATCGTTCAAGAGAACCCAAATTTGATTTGTAATGGGAATAATTTTTAgtcagattttatttatctcttgatcgaactctggattaccagaACCCCTTCCCGTGAGAAGCAGagagttaacacaaaaaaaaaaaatcttcgaAATTAATTCCTCATGAAAATGTATTTATAGTTAAGTGGTGGGGTGGGTGAGTCTTCAAAAACTTAGGTTATAACTAGTTTGGTTCTTTGTGAGTTAGGTAAGTAATACTAGCAAGTAACAACCAAAAGTAATACTAGCAAGTTAAGAAGAGTGAAATTTGACAATAACATACACCAATATAGTTGTCTAAGCAAAGCAGCTGTATTTTATGGTGCTATgtctattttaaatttgatgaaGCGCCTACATTATTGGGTTTAGGCGTGTTCGCGTATCTAATATATGTTGAATATTAACATTTGGGTTTGAACAACATGTGTCGACACTTCAGAAAAGTGTCCAAAAAAAGTATGTTTCCCTTCAACGTACATCTAAAACTCTTTCAACACAATTATAGCGAGAAATAAGAATAAACTTATCTACATTTTTTGTAAAACAATATTTGATCTCTTTTCTGTAGATGAGTAGCAAGTACAATctaaaattcacacacacaatTATGAGATCCCAAATTTAAATTGAGATAAAGATATTCAACCTAACAATATCAGCATTGTCAATTGAATTAATCAGTGTTAAAGTGTTTATATTTGTGTTCACATCCGTCCCATATTTCAACAttatatgttaatttataatgaAACTAATTACCTTTCATATTGAAAGACCAAAATCCTATATCTATATCAGCCTTTACAAATTAGTATTATATATTTCTCAATGTCCTACAATGACTATCATATTAGTCCCCACACAAAATAGTTTTAGAAGAGTGtcactttcaattttcaacacagttttaattgatttatcaTGTCCCCacacaaatttcaaaaaatttcactTATTTACATCAAGCCATAAAATTCTTGTCACAAGGCTACTTTACTTCACCAAAATTATGACATGGTTGAGAAACTAGGTTTGCTTTATCTCAACTGGTGATGATTAAGAAACCAAATTGTGGAGGGCCTAACTAATTTGCAATTAAAGctggtatatatatattaatattgcCACATTGTATTTGTATATGACTGTCACATGCAAGGTTATAGAAAGTGTAGTAAGTGGTAGGGTAAGATGAAAGTTGGGTACGATTCTACAACTGCATAGGGTAGGGAGGGTAATATATTTGACACCAAAAGGACCACACAAGAAAATGCTACTACTTCAAACTTCTTTCCTCCTTTGACCCATGTTTGAGACATTCAAATTCTCTATATCAGCTGCACAACTCATATAGTAGGTTGTAGAGTCGTTCTTAATTCAAGACAAACTTGTATTTAGATTAAACGACTCAACAACATGATGTAATATGAAACATCTTGGTGAGATATGAAATTTGGATTGATTTTGTGTAGCATAAATTTTCCTCTCaaccgatttttttttccttcaagatAACCTAGTTGGTAGAAATTCAGATTAAAGACGAATAAATGGAATGTTCAAGGTTCAAACGTCGTCTTCTGCaattggactttttttttttgatacagcaaatatattattaaaccTCTAATCCAAGGCATAAGATATGCCAAGGGTGGGAACAAATGATACAAATACGAAAACGAGACCGCAAAAAACCAGATCGGAAAAAACACAGCAGGGCAGAAAGTACCATCGCTGCCTACAGACTCCAAAACCAACCAACAAGCAAAATTAAAATAGCAGCACAGCAGGCCTAACTCCTACAGGCCAGGAGCAACAGAAAAAAGGAAAACATGGGCACCCTCACATGGACTTATTTATTGATTGATTACTATCTAAGACTCATATGAATAACAATTTTCAGTTTTATAGATTAATTTGCGATTtcattactttctttttttttaaaataatacatttttattttcaatgtaATAACTActaagtgtgatttttcacacatttgtttggttttgtgttatttgttatcccgttcttgtgcggtgtattctgttgtgccgtctctgtgcggtgtattttgttttcccgtctttgtgcggtgttcatttgtttcaggttgaagaattagatccgatcaagtacaaatctatccaatgtcgacttttgtgtcatcaacgctgcagatctgggggcatggacattccagacacttcaatatagtcatatatgtaggcttatgtaatttgccgttttatgctattaacatggatgctgtgagtttgtttgcagattcatcctttttgtttttagcaaatttgaatttgtattacatcgatgtactctatcagtttgaatgaatgaatatcctttatttttagtaaaaaaaaaaaaacaaactactAAATGAGGCATAAATAGCAAGGCCAACCTAGGCCCCGTTCTTCCAAGCATATAGAGTCAGGCCGCTAATTTATGGATTTAGATCCCTCCAATTTTTCCTCATTTTTTCCTCTCCTTTTTCTAAATCTAAGGGTTGATTTTCTCtcctttttattctttgtaatttaccaactcttatattaagaaaaaagagagaaaacatgagaaaaaattGGAGATGATCTAAATCCCTAATTTATATGGGCctcaaaataattattacaGTATATGGTAGTTATATACTTTTAGCGATCAATGTATCTTAGATAGTCAGTTGATTGTGGTGTTTTTTTGTGTAACACGAAAATCATATGGTTATGAATCAAAATGCGGGGTTAAGTCGATGTTTTGTTGAATAATGAATCGAACCGCGAAATTCATACTATTTATTTCGGAGAGAAGCGACATCTTTTAGGGGggcatttttaataattagaGAGGAGCCTCAAAACTGTTTGGGTCAGTCATGCCAAATAGGTCTGTCTTGGATATATAGTTGACATTAGTTTTTTAAGGAGAAAAGTTTCACCTTCTCTCTAAtttctcttcttcatcatctttaaatattttaaataataaatttttgtaaaatttttataaaaatatgaaaaaatatattgaaaattaaaatgttccactttttaaataaattattttttaaaattaaatatttaaaaagtgtCACATAAACACTACCTACTAGTAGTATTTTACTGTACCAAAGTCTTGTTGATTACAGTAGCATTAGCCTTATTTACTTTTATCCACTGCAGTCTTTTCACTTTGTTGAAAACAAAAAGTCAACGGCTTCTTTTCTTAAACTTCAACAACCAAATAAATGATGACGTCATCATCCACATCATTCACAGCTCGAGGcccataatgtttttttttccttttcgtAACAGTTATATTTTGTTGCCCTTTTAAATACTTTGTATTATGTCTCATAAGACACATAATTCACTCATCATAAATACTAAATGCATTGTGTTACCATATAATATACACAcacttcattttcattcattcttcttcttcttctagttGCTAGTAACTAATTAACTTCTATATATCACTAATCTCATATCACCATGAATGCACACTCCAATTCCAACAATATTATTCCATTCTCAACACCCTTTCTTCTTCCCTCTCAAGACCACTCTGTCCTCGAGTTCGACTCGCTCCACGACACTCTATCTCAAATCAACAACTCGGATTTGAGCAGTGGTTATAGCAGCTATGGTGGATCACCTTCACCAAGTACTCCTATCAGCTTGATGCAGAGGAGTATTAGTAGTCATTCCCTTCACCACAATAATGGGACTCGCCATCATCCCTTTTCTGCTTTTTTTGCTGAATTGCTCGAATCAGACAATACTCCGGTGAGGAAAGTTTGCAGTACCGGCGACCTGCAGGTACTCTatgttttaaattgcagtctgTAACGGTAATTGAGGCTGAAATATAACAATTTTATAGGCAACCTGCTTTTTATTGAAGCACGGACACATACAGAAACACTAGACACGACACAGGCACTGACACatcgacactgataataatttgagaaaatgacataactcaatgtaatcataagtgttggTGTCGTGTACACCGATGCGCGTTCGACACCGGTCACGCCTAATTCAAagagtgtttgtgcttcatagattgcaatgtgtttttttaattaagattaattaattatgtaataatatttttggttttaattgCATGCAATGTTTTGTATAGAGGATTAATGGAATGcaacataatcatcatcatgTGGATAGTCCACTGTCTAGTGAAAGTAGTATGATCATAGAAGGTATGAGCAGAGTTTGTCCATATAGCCCAGAAGAGAAGAAAGTCAGAATTGAAAGATACAAAACAAAGAGAAATCAGAGGAACTTCAACAAGAAAATTAAGGTATACTCTTATATAAACACACACCTTAATTttgttataattatttaattcaaaTAGTTTTCTAtggtttttttacttttttcaaCTTATTAAGAAGTCTcgcatcggttgcgagatgacctgaatatgtttataaaatatatgcaATTCTCAACTTACAAGTCGATTTTATAGGATTGAATTAGGtctaactctcaattctaaTTCTAAGATAGTATCAGAGTAATATCTCTGTCTTTTACCATTTGAAATATATACGGTATACCCCATCAATATATGACagtaaattttcattttacaaTGGAAAAAATGTGAGCATTTAGAAGAATCTAAAAAGAACAAGAAGTAATGGACAAAACTGTACTAAGAGGAAAATCACTGTGGTGGACCTCTTAATGAAATTTTCTATCATATATAGAGACTTATGCGTGATTGAAAAAACAAACTAGAGACTTGTCACACCGGTTTGATCCAggtgaaaaaacaaaattcatagGAAAAATATCTTACCCTTGTTACAGTCTTGAACATGATTGATTCTAGGTGACAGGATGAAAATATACGTACATTGTcggtgtaaatattttttacaaagttAATCAATTATGATCgttagattttaaaaaatatttgatttaatgaTAACTACTTATAAAGTTACGTATATAATTGATTGTAATTTGTTGACGGTATAAAAATTTTACAATGTTGGTGTATCAAAATTGATATCCTAATATATGatatgacaaaaaattgtttccatGTCTTTTAGTCAGTGTATAGCAGGTTCAGAATTTTGTCTTATTCTCTAAGGTTACTAGAAACTTCATTAGTGTCAAATTGGAATATTATTAACCACACACTCATATACTTAATAATATTCTCCAAATTCAGTGTACAATGTATATTATTGACTGTATCTAGTGGTCCATCATTATACTATATAGGTATGAAAAACTCCATTAAAAAACATTGaccagtgttgtcaaatataAACACTATAGCATATATAGTAGCATTTCAACaaattgttattgttttgttatatgctatttagtacaaatttCTGTCAAAATTATGGTACTAACATAACATTAACGCTATAGCGTTGTAGCTGTAGCGtagcaaaatttgaacaaactatTATTTTTGCGATCCACGattgacaatatttttattgactacTTTTGTTCTATGAATAGTATGTTTGCAGGAAGACATTGGCAGACAGGAGGCCACGAATCAGAGGACGGTTTGCAAGGAATGATAAAATTGATAAGACCGCGAAAGTTGAGTGGAGCCACATTGGTGGTGGAGAGGAAGAGGATCAAGAAGATGAGAATTGGATCAATATCTTTGATTCCATAGTTGCTGCAAATCTTGATCATGATGAGTTTGAAGGCAGTTCCTCCTTTGGTCTATTGTATTAGAATAATTATAAGTTGGTTAAGTTtagcaagtttttttttttgtttttacaatttCAAAAGTATTATTGTGGTGCTCTTTTAGTTTAGATCAAATTAAGtattaatgtaaatatatttatctttatttgaGTCATGTCCATATATGCATTTTTAGACCTTAATcatgtaaatatatttatcttttttatagGATTTAGAATCAATGTATAAGTATTATTGAATCAAACTTTGTTAATAAGTCTATATGATGTGTTTATAGTTCCAAAATTTCTTTGATGTGAATTTGGGACAACAATGAAGTGCtctgaatttatttttttcgcgATAAAATTGCTCCAAATTTAGTTTCAAGTTAAACTAGTAAAGATAAAATATAGAGCACATATAAAGGGACATGCATTCTCTACGGTAAGTAAGTCGAAATAGTTGGATAAATGTCACGTGTCTTATGTTATAAGCTCgataaatcaaattttaaagttaaaatttgaGTTGTGATCTTCATCTAATGAATCCAACCTATTATTGTGTATACCATTGCGGTCTAACACAAGTAATTAATGTGTAGCGTGTGTGTGGGTGATGTAAATTTGAATTACCAAATTCGATTTCTTCTGATGAAAAACATAGTATTGTGCGTTTGCGTGTTTTCCATGAGATGAGGGAATCTAGTTCAACACATAAAGTAGTTGCCCATAAGACATAGCCCCATACCATATGCACAATGGAATTGAAGAGTGGGTTTGTCAACTTTGACTTGTGTCCAGCATATTGGGATGGTTGAAGTGCAAAGTGCAATTACTAATACTATGAACATAAAACAGTGTAGTGTGGTGCTAACCTGTAATGCTCTGAAAAGGACTGGAACGTGAAAGTCCATGACAAGTTGGGAGCATAACACAACATAAGGAATTCTTCTAGAATACTACTCTCACAATTGTTTTGCATTTTCTCTTTGGGAATGACAAttaattttgtgtttaattttcatgtattttcagtgtaaaaaaattacattgtcTGTACATCATAATTATGTgtttttgtccaaaaaaaatatattaattagtatGTGCGCAACTTTACAGGTGGTTATGATAAAAGTTAAATATACTGTATTTCCAAAGAATTAGTTCTAGTTCGGTTGATAGCTAACAAAAATACTATTACTATAAGAGTTAGAGTTCGAATATCAGATTCTTCATGTCTACACACCCTTTACATTGACGGACAGTAGAGTTCGACCGCGAGATGAATAAAATCTGAATAAGAATATCATCTTAATTATTCcgtaacactttttttttaagatggtcgggcaaaataaccttaaattaAACACACACTAAAATTAGTCATATAAAGTGCCTAAATTTAAAAGATCTAACCATGTGCAAAACCATCTCTATTCACGCACTCATCCTTAAGATAGTATAGAAAAAGAGAACATATAGTCTCATTTTCAAAAGGAAGCAACctctattttatatatattgcatACTTGTCAAGTTTGCTTTCTTTGAGAATGATTAATTTAAGCTTAAAATGGCTAGTTTACCTCTTACTAATCATTACTCAGGAGATTTGACATGTTAATAAAACAAGTTGTAAGATTGAGTGTCAATAAGATACAAATATATAGTGTTATTTCAATTCTTATGAATCCTCTAATAGCTATAGCTAGCTTCTACCTTCTAAGGTAACAACTCAAGGTGGGGGTGGATGGCCCTATTTACCTTTGTATGCCGGCGGTGTGTTAGCCACTAGGTTAATGGGAAGTTTTTAATATCCAAAATGTAAAGTAAAGTGGAACCAAATTATTGTTAATCTGTTTTTCCCTTTCgtgattattttaatttgatttttaggtgCATGTTGTTAGAGCATCCACAACGGAGCTCTCCATTTTTTGGTACTTAATCGGGCCccacgtgtacacatcactcatttatttatttttttaatagtagtacctaataagtactcaatcccttcAACCCAACAattc
Coding sequences within it:
- the LOC123898747 gene encoding two-component response regulator-like APRR5; translation: MNAHSNSNNIIPFSTPFLLPSQDHSVLEFDSLHDTLSQINNSDLSSGYSSYGGSPSPSTPISLMQRSISSHSLHHNNGTRHHPFSAFFAELLESDNTPVRKVCSTGDLQRINGMQHNHHHVDSPLSSESSMIIEGMSRVCPYSPEEKKVRIERYKTKRNQRNFNKKIKYVCRKTLADRRPRIRGRFARNDKIDKTAKVEWSHIGGGEEEDQEDENWINIFDSIVAANLDHDEFEGSSSFGLLY